The genomic interval TGAACAAGTTTCTTACCTTTACCAACCTTACAATCCATCAATCCTTCGTTTGATTAACAATGTAATCAAAGCAGCTCACGCTGAAGGTAAATGGGCTGGTATGTGTGGTGAAATGGCCGGCGACCAAACTGCTGTACCATTGCTTATGGGTATGGGGCTTGACGAATTCTCTATGTCAGCAACATCAGTACTCCAAACTCGTTCACTTATGAAACGTTTGGATTCTAAGAAAATGGAAGAATTGTCTAGCAAAGCTTTGAGCGAATGTGCAACAATGGAAGAAGTTATTGCCCTCGTTGAAGAATACACTAAATAATCTTTTCGATTGATTTGAATAAATGAATCCTGTCAGTTCTGACAGGATTTTTTGTAATTTATTTATCAACAACAAATATACTGACAGAAAAACTTATCCACGTGGATAAGTTTTTTGTATTATTTTAATGTTAAAACGTACAATAATGATAAGTGGAGAGAAATGGCAAAATTAAATTTTTTTGATTACTGGTTAGTTGGAGAGGGAGGTTACGGTCTCATTTTGATATTGATTTTACCTAGCCAAATTAATATTAATTTCTGGCTTGTTTTGACGAGTAAGCAAACTAGCGGTTCAGTTTTTAATATTATTGCCCTACCAATTTTGATGGCCTTGCCTAATCTAATTCAACGGGTGATGACCTCAAATTCTATTTATTGGACTAAACAAAAATATATTATTCTGATATTGAATTGTATTTTACTTTCAGTGACAACTTTTTGGTTGCTAACATTGCCTTTTGGTCAGTAAAAAAGTTACTGACAAAAAATCTGTCAGTAACTCATACATGCTTAAAATGGTAATCCTTTAGTGAATTTTCCAAGTTTTTGTTCAGTAACTTTTTCGATTTGGCTTAGCGCATCATTAACAGCATCAGTAACCATATCTTGTAAAGTTTCAGGATCTTCAGGGTCAATCACATCAGGTTTGATGTCGAGAGATTTCAAAGTGCGGTCACCTGAAAATTCAACAGTTACAAGGTCTTGAGCAGATTTACCAACAAAAGTTGTATTGGCAATTTCTTCTTGTGAAACTTGCATTTGCTTTTGAAGTTTTTGTGCTTGTTTCATCATTGATTGCATATTCATCATGGAAATATTACCTCTTTTAGAAATTTTGTTGAAAGCCTTTCAACACCTCTCTATTTTACCATAAAAAAAGATAATAAAAAAATAGGAAAATAAAGGAGAGGCAAATGAAACTTATGTAAAGTCACTTTTTATTTACTGACAGAAGTAGAAAGGTTTGAGGAGATTTCTGTCAGTAAAAAATGAGACAAAAAAACTCAGCCTTAGCTGAGTTTTATTAGTGCGGTGGGCGGGACTTGAACCCGCACCAAGAAAATTCCCGACAGGATCCTTAATCCTGCGCGTCTGCCAATTCCGCCACCACCGCGAAAACAGTACCTAAATATAATACCATTTTCATTGTTCTCTGTCAAGAATTAACTCGTAATTTACTGACAAGATTTATAGTAAATTATGGATTATAAGCTTTCATAAATTTTGAAATTGTTTGGCGGTAAAGTTCAGGATTTGTTTCAAATGATTTGGCGTGAGCAGCCCCTTTGATAACCAATAATTCTTTTGGCGTTCCTTTTTTGACAGCTTTATAATTTTCGTAAACCATCGAAGTAGGGACATAAGTATCATTACTTCCATGAATCAATAGAATAGGAAGTTTATCTTTTGTCAGTGCTTTTGTAGCACTAGCCTCTTGGAAAAACCAACCTTGTCGCAATTTACTTTCAAGAGAAACACTATAAACGAGTGGGAAAGGTGGAATATTATAACTTTCTTTTGCTTGATAAGTAATTTCATCCCAAGCGTTGGTATATCCACAATCTTCAATAATATTTTTTACTGACGAAGGTAAAGATTTTTCGCTGGAAGCCATCATTACTGTAGAAGCTCCCATGGACAGTCCATAAAGACTGATTTGACTCTCAGGATTCTTGTCAGTTAGATAGTTAGCCCAAGCAATGACATCAAATTTATCATCATAACCAAAAGTGATGAATTTTCCTTCTGACTGACCAGCCCCACGATTATCTGGCATGAGCACATTATAACCTAATTCATGAAAAAGTTGACCATACTGACGCATAGCCGACTTATCTTGGCGAAAACCATGTACCACGATTACTGTATTATTAGTTTTGTGCTCGGCTGGAACATACCATGCATCAAGTTTCAGACCATCATTTTTAATTGACTCAGTACTTTTTGATAATTTATCGAATTTTTGTACTAAAGAATAATTAGGACTGCTACTTTTGACCTGACCAATCTGTTGGTTATTTCGAACACAGGCAATTTGATAAAAATATAAAGTTGCTCCTAAATTAATAACTAAAAGAAGAGTAAAAAGGCCAATTATCACACGCCAGATTTGTTTTTTTCTAAATTTTTTCATGAATTTTATTATACATGAAATTCAATATAAAACCAAAATTAAAAGATTCTCTGTTTTAATAATAGATTTAATCATTCAACTCTAAAAAATAAATTTAGCTTTTTTAATAAAAGTGTGATAGAATGAAGAAAATAGAATAAATACTCCACCGGGAGTTAAATCGTATGAACGATTATTTGCATTTCAGTAGGTCTGAGAAGAAATGTAGATGGTCGTTCTTTTTTTAGCTGAGGAGGCAAAAATGACTTGGATTTATTTACTTATAGCGGGAACATTTGAAGTGGCTTGGGCAACAACAATGAAGTTGAGCCACGGCTTTTCAAATTTGAAGTTTACACTACTGACAATCATCGGAATGATTGCTAGCTTTGGTTTTCTTGCGCTAGCTCTAAAAAAATTACCTTTAGGGATTGCTTACCCAATTTGGACGGGGATCGGAGCCGTTGGCTCAATCTTAATCGGACTTATTCTATTCAAAGATAAAGTCCCACCATTAACTTGGCTTTTCATTGCCTGTTTAGTCGTGGGTATTATTGGAATAAAAGTAACAAGCGGTCACTAAAGATGATACAGTCTTTTAATTTTTTAGTATATAGATTTCATGATATAATAAGAGAATTGGTAAAAAATAAAAGAAATAGCAATAGAATAATCTATTTGCTATTTTTAATGAGGAGGAAAAAATGAAAAACAAAAAAAGCATGATGAATTTAGCAATTTCTAATCTGTTTTTAGTATTTTTGGGTGCAGGTTTAGTCATTCCTGTTTTGCCAACCCTTAAAGAACAAATGCACTTTTCAGGAACAACAATGGGAATGATGATTTCTATTTTTGCAATTGCTCAATTGGTTGCTTCACCAGTCGCTGGTGCTTTATCTGATAAAATTGGGCGCAAAAAACTCATTGCCATTGGAATGATTATTTTTTCTTTTTCTGAACTTTTATTTGGTTTAGCACAAGCGAAAACAGGTTTTTATATTTCGCGAGCGCTAGGGGGTGTCGCAGCTGCGATGCTCATGCCTTCAGTTACTGCTTACGTGGCTGATATGACCACAATTGCCGAACGTCCTAAAGCGATGGGACTTGTTTCAGCAGCAATCAGTGGTGGCTTTATTATTGGTCCTGGAGTGGGTGGTTTTATTGCCCATTTTGGAATACGTGTTCCTTTTTATGTTGCAGCAATTTTAGCTTTCCTTGGTTTTATTTTAACAATCACAATTTTAAAAGAACCAGAGCGCACAATTGAAAGTCATCAAGAAATCGAAAAAGTTTCATTTCTTGATATTCTCAAAAATCCATTATTTGGTTCACTCTTTATTATAATTTTGATTTCATCATTTGGTTTACAGGCCTTTGAGTCAATTTATAGTATCATGGCAAGTATTAACTTTGGTTTTAGTATGAGTGAAATTGCTTTGGTAATTACAGTGAGTGGAATTTTAGCTCTCTTTTTCCAACTTTTCTTATTTGATGCAATCGTCAATAAAATTGGTGAACTTGGCTTGATTCAATTAACTTTCTTTGCCAGTGCAATCTTCATTGCTGTTATTGCCTTTACAAAATCAAATTTAGTCGTTGCTCTTTCTACATTTGTTGTTTTTCTGGCCTTTGATTTATTTAGACCAGCTGTAACAACCTATCTTTCAAAGCATGCGGGAAATCGCCAAGGTGCAATCAATGGCTTGAACTCAGCCTTTACAAGTTTTGGAAATATTTTAGGGCCGATGGCCGCGGGTTATATGTTTGACCTTAACCATTTATTTCCATACTATATCTCTGCGATTATTCTACTGGGAACCGGATTTTTATCACTATTCTTAAACAGAAAAAATTTCAGTAAAATCTAAATATAATTTTTTTATTCAAAAAGCCTACACTAATCTGTAGGTTTTTTTGTATTTATGTATTAATAATAATTAAAAAAGTATTAAATTTCGTAAATGCTAAAGTGGATGAAGTATTACAAAACATAGTATTAAGGTCTGTCTATAAATAACAGTAATTTGTTGATTTTTAACAATATATGAACTATACTAGAAGCAAAGAAATGTATAAAAAATTTCTATTTTGTCTACTAAGAAATACGTATTCTTAATTATCTAAGAAAATGAGAAAAGTTTAATATGAAGTTATCAATTGTAGTTCCGGTGTATAACGAAGAAGAAAGCATCGAAATATTCATAAAGGAAGTGGAAGAAAAAACCAAAAGTTTACCATTAGAAAAAATTTTTTATTTTGTAAATGATGGTTCAACTGATAAGACATTAAAAATAATAAAAAAGCTAGCCGAAAAGAGAGATGATATACAATATATCAGTTTTTCGAGAAATTTTGGTAAAGAAGCCGCTCTATTAGCAGGTTTAGAAGTAGCGGTTGGTGACTTTGTTACGATTATGGATGTAGACTTACAAGACCCGCCAGAAATGCTTCCAGAAATGTTTGAAAAGTTGCAAGAAGGATATGATGTTGTGGGGACAAGACGAACAAGTCGAACCGGAGAACCTCCTATTCGCTCTTTCTTTGCAAAGCTTTTCTATAAAATAATAAATAAAATTTCTAAAACACAAATAGTCGATGGTGCGCGTGATTATCGATTGATGACTCGACAAGTGGTAGATAGCATCTTAAAGCTTCAGGAAAGTAATCGATTTTCCAAAGGTTTGTTTTCTTGGGTGGGTTATGAAATTATTTATTTAGAATATGAGAATAGAGAACGGAGTAGAGGGCAAACTTCATGGTCTTTTTGGAGTTTATTACGCTATTCTGTTGATGGTTTCGTTAATTTTTCCGAGTTACCATTAAATATAGCAACATTTGTTGGTATCCTTTGTTTTTTTATATCAATCATTCTGAGTCTTTTTTATACAGTAAAAACACTTGTTTGGGGTGATAGCGTACAAGGATTTCCAACACTTGTTATCTTAGTTCTAATGTTGGGAGGATTGCAACTTTTAGCCTCTGGAATCATCGGAAAATATTTAGCTAAAACGTTTATTGAAGTAAAAAAACGTCCTAATTATATCATCAAAGAAAGTAATATAAAATCCGAAGACGAACCATTGAACAATCAGAAAGGTAAAAGGTTAGTAATGTGATAAAAAAAGAAAACTTTCCCTTTCTGCTAATAATCCTTTTTTACATTTTATTTTTTATAACAAATCAAGTTGATTGGTTGGGTGGAGATGCCTTGTGGTTCTCTAAAGTTAATTCTTCGCCACTTACTTTTGCTATAGATAGATATGAGACTTGGTCCTCTCGATTTTGGATTGAGGGAGCAGTGCTTCAATCAAGTAAAAATCTGTTGATTTTTTTCATCCTAACAATTGTTTTTATCTTTCTGTTATTTTATTCGATAAGTCAACTTATTTCTTTTAATAAATTTATAAGTAATTTAGTGCTTGTTTTAGTTTTTATAATACTATTTCCAATGGTTTCTCTTAAATCTGCGGGACTAATTGCTACAATTGTGAATTACGTCTGGCCTAGTGCCTTATTTGCATACTGGTTAATGATTGACCGTCAGAGGAATTCAGAAGAGAAAATTGCAATTTATAAGATTATCATTGCCACTCTTTCTCTAATACTATCAGTGTTTAATGAAGGCTTGGCAATTGTACTTTTTCTCTATCTTATCATTCAAGTGGTTATTGAGAAAAAAGAATTTTTCAACCCATATCGAATAGTTTGTCTTCTCGTTTCTTTATTGAGTATTTTAAACGTCTTGATATGCCCGGGAAATCAAAAAAGAGGGGCTTTAGAAATGGCCCATTGGTTTCCAACATTTAACCATTTATCATTTTTTGATAAGTTACTAATTCAATTCAACAATATCGCTTCAAATTTGATTGTTAGTCATAACTTTATAGAGATTTTATTTCTGTTGTTATTATTGAGAGCAGTTCAGAAAAAGCAGATATTATCCGTAATACTATCTGCTGTGCTTATAATGTTATGTAAAATCTCACAAAAATTAATTTCAGATCCACTTAGTGTAATTGTACACCATTCATCGGAAAAGAAATTTAATTATAATATAACTGGCAAGTTGCTAGGACCGAGTGTTATTTTTATGATAATGATAGTTATGATTGTCTTTGTTATTATCTTATTGGATGGTAAATCAAAGAAAAGTTTCGTAGCTATTGGTTCTTTAGCCGTTACTTTTTCGGCGGGGATGGCTATTAGTCTATCACCGACACTATTAGCGTCATCAGACCGGCCACTGTTATTTTTATATTTTGTAATAATCTTTAATTGTGCTATTTTAGCAGACGATATAATTGGATTTAATAAAAGTAAAGACAGTCTAAATCCTGTTGATGAAATATCCAAATAAAAAAGATTTAACTTATTAATGAGTTGAATCTTTTTTATAATAATGAATAAAAAAACCTCCTGATGTAATCTTATACAGTCAGGAGGAAAAGGAGTAAGCGTATTGGTCACTGGCTTTTCTATAATTTTTTCAAATAGGGTAGAAAAATCCATTTATAAAAGGAGTCAAGGGGATTTGAACCCCTGCGCCGCTTTACACGGTTCGACGGATTTCGAGTCCGCTGCATTACCACTCTGCCATGGCTCCATTCCTTTATCTAAATTAATTATATCACAGTTGATCCTCTTCTTGAAATAATATGAAATTGCTAGAATGAAAATAAAACGCATATTTATACAAAAATGTTGACAAATGAATAAATATGCTGTACAATTGCATTTATATTAATTTGAAAGAAGAAAAATGATGGGAAACAAAAAAATTGTCTTGGCATATTCGGGTGGATTGGATACAAGTGTTGCTGTAAAATGGTTGACTGATAAAGGATTTGACGTCATTGCTGCCTGCATGGACGTTGGTGAAGGAAAAGACTTGAATTTTATTCATGATAAGGCTCTTCAAGTAGGGGCAGTGGAATCTGTTGTTTTGGATTGCAAGGAAGAATTCGCTAAAATATTTGTTGGAGCTGCACTCAAAGGAAATTTAATGTATGAAAATAAATATCCTTTAGTATCCGCTTTGAGTCGCCCTTTGATTGCTCAAAAATTAGTAGAAGTAGCCAAAGAAAAAGGGGCAACGGCTATTGCTCATGGTTGTACAGGAAAAGGAAATGACCAAGTGCGTTTTGAAGTAGCCATCCATTCTCTTGCGCCTGAGCTTGAAGTCATTGCTCCAGTTCGTGAGTGGCATTGGGCTCGTGAAGAAGAAATCGAATATGCCAATCAAAATGGTGTTCCTATTCCTGCTGATTTAGACAATCCCTACTCAATTGACATGAATTTATGGGGACGTGCGATTGAAGCTGGTGTTCTTGAAAATCCTTGGAGTACTTGTCCAGAGGATGCTTTCTTTATGACTAATTCTGTGGAGGACGCTCCAAACGAAGCTGAATATATCGAGGTTGAGTTTAAAGAAGGATTACCAATCGCCTTAAATGGAAAAAGCTTAGAATTGCATGAAATCATTAAAGAAGTGAATATTATTGCAGGAAAACATGGAATTGGTCGGATTGACCATATTGAAAATCGCCTGGTTGGGATTAAATCCCGTGAATTTTATGAATGTCCTGCTGCCATTACTTTATTAAAAGCACATAAAGATTTGGAAGATTTAACTTTCGTTCGAGAACTTGCACATTTTAAACCAGTTCTTGAAAATGAATTAGCAAACTTGATTTACAATGGTTTGTGGTTCAATCCTGCTACTAAGGCTTTGATTGCTTATCTTGATGAAACTCAAAAAGTAGTTAACGGGATTGTAAAAATTAAATTATATAAAGGTTTAGCAACACCAGTGGGACGTAAATCAACTAATTCGCTTTACAGCGAAAAATTAGCAACATATACTGCTGCAGATGAGTTTGACCAAGCAGCGGCAGTTGGATTTATTAAATTGTGGGGTCTACCTACTCAAGTCAATGCTCAAGTAAATCTCAAATAATAGCTATAGGAAAATTTGGAAAGTAAGAGAATGGTAGAAAAACTTTGGGGAGGACGTTTTGAGGCGTCACTAGATAAACAAACGGAAGAATTTGGAGCATCAATTAAATTTGAGCAACGACTTGCTCCTTTTGATTTAAAAGGCTCATTAGCTCATGTAAAGATGTTGGGTGAAACAGGAATTATTACTACCGAGGAATCCCAAAAAATTGCCAAAGGTCTGAAAAAAGTAGAAGAAAAGCTTCTTAATGGCCAAATTGAATTCAAGATGGAAAATGAAGATATCCATATGAATATGGAATCTTATCTTCATCAAGAAATTGGTCCACTAGCTGGTAAATTGCATACGGCTCGCTCTAGAAATGATCAAGTGGCAACAGATATGCATCTATACCTCAAAAGTATCTTAGAGGCCGTTTTAGAAGCTTTAAAAGGGTTAAGAGAAACAATTGTAAAGCTCGCTGTAAACCAAATTGACACTATTATGCCTGGTTATACTCATTTACAACATGCACAACCGATTTCCTTTGGTCAACATCTAATGGCTTATTATCAAATGCTGACACGTGATTTTGAACGTTTTGAATTTAATGTTAAGCATACAGATATGAATCCTTTAGGAGCGGCAGCTCTAGCTGGGACAACGTTTCCGATTGATAGAATGTTGACGACAAAATTACTTGGTTTTGAGAAGGCTTATGATAATTCAATGGATGCGGTCAGTGACCGTGACTTTATTTTAGAATTTCTCTCAAATGCAAGTTTGTTAATGATGCACTTATCAAGATTTTGTGAGGAGCTTTTACTATGGTCTAGTCATGAATTCAAATTTGTCAGTCTGTCTGATGCATATTCTACGGGTTCTTCTATTATGCCACAGAAAAAGAATCCAGATATGGCAGAATTAATCAGAGGAAAAACAGGCCGCGTTTATGGAAATCTTACAGCTTTATTGACTGTGATGAAAGGTTTACCTTTAGCTTATAACAAAGATTTGCAAGAAGATAAAGAAGGAATGTTTGATAGTGCTGATACTATAATAACTTCTTTAACAGTTATGAATGGGATGTTGTCAACTTTAACTGTAAACCGTGTAAACATGGAAAAATCAACTGAACAAGATTTTTCTAATGCGACAGAGTTGGCCGATTACCTTGCAGCAAAGGGCCTTCCTTTTAGAAAAGCTCATGAATTAGTGGGTCTCTTAGTATTAGATTGTATAAAAAAAGGAATTTACCTTCAAGATGTAAATTTACAAGATTATCAAATGCTATCTCCATTAATCAATGAAGATGTTTATGAAGTTTTAAAATCAAGAACGGCAGTTTCAAGAAGAAATTCTCTAGGTGGTACGGGATTTGAATCGGTTAAAAAACAAATAGAAGAAGCAAAAAAAGAACTTCAAATTTGAAGTTCTTTTTTATAATTAGTTTTTTACAGCAAGTGATTTAGTATGTGTAAAGTAGTTTATTAAGTTAAAGACAACCAGAATTGCTGAACCCACAAAGACATAACGATAG from Lactococcus lactis carries:
- a CDS encoding glycosyltransferase family 2 protein, whose product is MKLSIVVPVYNEEESIEIFIKEVEEKTKSLPLEKIFYFVNDGSTDKTLKIIKKLAEKRDDIQYISFSRNFGKEAALLAGLEVAVGDFVTIMDVDLQDPPEMLPEMFEKLQEGYDVVGTRRTSRTGEPPIRSFFAKLFYKIINKISKTQIVDGARDYRLMTRQVVDSILKLQESNRFSKGLFSWVGYEIIYLEYENRERSRGQTSWSFWSLLRYSVDGFVNFSELPLNIATFVGILCFFISIILSLFYTVKTLVWGDSVQGFPTLVILVLMLGGLQLLASGIIGKYLAKTFIEVKKRPNYIIKESNIKSEDEPLNNQKGKRLVM
- a CDS encoding MFS transporter, coding for MKNKKSMMNLAISNLFLVFLGAGLVIPVLPTLKEQMHFSGTTMGMMISIFAIAQLVASPVAGALSDKIGRKKLIAIGMIIFSFSELLFGLAQAKTGFYISRALGGVAAAMLMPSVTAYVADMTTIAERPKAMGLVSAAISGGFIIGPGVGGFIAHFGIRVPFYVAAILAFLGFILTITILKEPERTIESHQEIEKVSFLDILKNPLFGSLFIIILISSFGLQAFESIYSIMASINFGFSMSEIALVITVSGILALFFQLFLFDAIVNKIGELGLIQLTFFASAIFIAVIAFTKSNLVVALSTFVVFLAFDLFRPAVTTYLSKHAGNRQGAINGLNSAFTSFGNILGPMAAGYMFDLNHLFPYYISAIILLGTGFLSLFLNRKNFSKI
- the argH gene encoding argininosuccinate lyase, with amino-acid sequence MVEKLWGGRFEASLDKQTEEFGASIKFEQRLAPFDLKGSLAHVKMLGETGIITTEESQKIAKGLKKVEEKLLNGQIEFKMENEDIHMNMESYLHQEIGPLAGKLHTARSRNDQVATDMHLYLKSILEAVLEALKGLRETIVKLAVNQIDTIMPGYTHLQHAQPISFGQHLMAYYQMLTRDFERFEFNVKHTDMNPLGAAALAGTTFPIDRMLTTKLLGFEKAYDNSMDAVSDRDFILEFLSNASLLMMHLSRFCEELLLWSSHEFKFVSLSDAYSTGSSIMPQKKNPDMAELIRGKTGRVYGNLTALLTVMKGLPLAYNKDLQEDKEGMFDSADTIITSLTVMNGMLSTLTVNRVNMEKSTEQDFSNATELADYLAAKGLPFRKAHELVGLLVLDCIKKGIYLQDVNLQDYQMLSPLINEDVYEVLKSRTAVSRRNSLGGTGFESVKKQIEEAKKELQI
- a CDS encoding YbaB/EbfC family nucleoid-associated protein, yielding MMNMQSMMKQAQKLQKQMQVSQEEIANTTFVGKSAQDLVTVEFSGDRTLKSLDIKPDVIDPEDPETLQDMVTDAVNDALSQIEKVTEQKLGKFTKGLPF
- a CDS encoding alpha/beta hydrolase is translated as MKKFRKKQIWRVIIGLFTLLLVINLGATLYFYQIACVRNNQQIGQVKSSSPNYSLVQKFDKLSKSTESIKNDGLKLDAWYVPAEHKTNNTVIVVHGFRQDKSAMRQYGQLFHELGYNVLMPDNRGAGQSEGKFITFGYDDKFDVIAWANYLTDKNPESQISLYGLSMGASTVMMASSEKSLPSSVKNIIEDCGYTNAWDEITYQAKESYNIPPFPLVYSVSLESKLRQGWFFQEASATKALTKDKLPILLIHGSNDTYVPTSMVYENYKAVKKGTPKELLVIKGAAHAKSFETNPELYRQTISKFMKAYNP
- a CDS encoding SugE family quaternary ammonium compound efflux SMR transporter, with protein sequence MTWIYLLIAGTFEVAWATTMKLSHGFSNLKFTLLTIIGMIASFGFLALALKKLPLGIAYPIWTGIGAVGSILIGLILFKDKVPPLTWLFIACLVVGIIGIKVTSGH
- a CDS encoding argininosuccinate synthase — protein: MGNKKIVLAYSGGLDTSVAVKWLTDKGFDVIAACMDVGEGKDLNFIHDKALQVGAVESVVLDCKEEFAKIFVGAALKGNLMYENKYPLVSALSRPLIAQKLVEVAKEKGATAIAHGCTGKGNDQVRFEVAIHSLAPELEVIAPVREWHWAREEEIEYANQNGVPIPADLDNPYSIDMNLWGRAIEAGVLENPWSTCPEDAFFMTNSVEDAPNEAEYIEVEFKEGLPIALNGKSLELHEIIKEVNIIAGKHGIGRIDHIENRLVGIKSREFYECPAAITLLKAHKDLEDLTFVRELAHFKPVLENELANLIYNGLWFNPATKALIAYLDETQKVVNGIVKIKLYKGLATPVGRKSTNSLYSEKLATYTAADEFDQAAAVGFIKLWGLPTQVNAQVNLK